In Aspergillus nidulans FGSC A4 chromosome II, the genomic stretch GGGTCATGCCAGCTGGCGGTTTGTCCGAGCATAAGCAGAGCAAGCAGGGATTTGTCGTCCATGGTCGTCTCTTTGCTGATTATCTCAATGGCCTCGTTGCGCAGCTTCTTCCCCATAGGACCGAATTGCGGGAAGTCGTTAACAAGGGTAGCGGCAGCCATGCTCTGCATTGTGCGACACATGGCTAAGGAGGATCCCCAAAGACGAGAGACGGTAGAACGGAAAGGGTTCATCTGACTGTCATAGCTAGAGAATAGGGCAGCGACCTCTTTGAAATAATACTCAATTAGAGTCCATGACGGATTGTTCAACGGCTGCGGGATTGACGTGAGATCCCGCGGGGCCGGCCGAGAAGGCACGCCAGACGGCGGGGGGTAATGACGGACAATGTTCGAAGGGTCGAAGCCTGGGAAGTCTCGgggctggttctggagcgcAGGGGCGGCTAACGAGAAGAAAGCCCAAGGGTCCGAGCCCAAACTTGCTGGCGAGGCAAATTCCATGGCCGAGGCATTAGCTGCCTGGTCTCCAGCAGATACCGCTGAATTGGGCGAGGTAGGACATAGATCGGTCAGCTCTGGTAAAGATCCAGGCTCCTGTAAATCCCAGAGGTCATCTATATCGTTGGCATCGTCGCCAACGAGGCCATCTAAGTCGGGAAGCTTGTAGTCATCTGAGGGCAGGGGAGACCGGTGCAAGTCGAGACAGTTCTCTGAGTGGTTTTGCGGCTGAGATTGGGGCAACTGATCTGCCTTTCTAGGAGATAGAAATTCGGGTACAAATTGGACCTGGTCATTATCCGTGGCTGGCTCCAGGCCACCATCTCCAGCAGATGCCTGATTAGAAACCCAGCGCAGCGTTTTGACGTATCCAGGACACCTTACGCCCAGACGAACGCAGCGGCTGCAGTAAGGCTTCTCTTCCCCACATTTCACCTAATGAGAATGGGTTAGTCTCAAACTAAAGTCTAGGAAGTTGAAGGACGAACTCGCTTGCTCTTACACCGCGCACAACCGTTGCGGGACTTCTTGACGCGACGCATCTTTATCACTGAAAAATGTAGCCAAATAGGGAATCTAGatgaagaaaggagaaacgCGCATCTTTACAAGGCAGAGagaggcaaagaaagaggagaaattgGAGAGAGGTGATCTCCAAGCTTGGCTCCGCTGCCAGGAGCGAACTGTCGGGAAGCGATCCCTATCACATTGCGGGGTCGACAACTGGCATTGGCAGATAAGGCTGAGGTCGAATCACGATCAGTGCCGTCGAACTTGACCTGATAATCCGCCGGGATTGATCGGTCAGGGTCGAGACTCGGATTCGGCGAGACAATGAGGCTGGTTTATCATTATTAGGCTGGAATCGAGGTTATTCAAGGCAGGCGGGGGTCACGGGATCCCAAGCCTCCCCAGACCTCACCTTCAGTAGCCGTATGAATACAGAATACGCCTATCCTGAATCAAATCACAATTTCTAGCCATATCAATATGAACTTTGTCAATTCTTGTCCAGCTATGCTCGATTGTTGCGTCGTTtatattgttcttgttgttTCTGCCTTAGGCCGCCATCCCCACCTCAACTTCACGAAATTGATCACCACAACTTCCATCGCTTGttctcctcatcagcccTTACAATCACAACGTAATCTGGAATAAATTTCACCATGGGAAAATACGCGTCTGATTCTGAGTGGGCGTCAATCGATCCCATTCCGCTCAATGATGGCTCCGAGTCAGGCGCGATGCCGCTGGCCACCATCGCCTACAGCGAGGAATATCTCGAAGCAACTTCATATCTTCGTGCGGTTATGGCCGCCAATGAAATGTCTGACAGAGCCCTGAAACTCACAGAAGACATTATCTCCATGAATCCAGCCCACTATACAGTCTGGTAAGTGATCCTTGAAGATATCTGGACGCAGCTAAACCCGACAGGATATATCGTGCCAAGATCGTCTTTGCTTTGAACAAAGatctcctcgaggagctggagtGGCTGAACGGCGTCTCCTTGAGGTATTTGAAGAATTATCAAATCTGGTAGGCAGCTCTCCAGCCGGGTGAGGTACTGTGACCACTAACCCCGCCAGGCATCATCGCCAGGTTATCATGTCCTCACGAGAGCACTTCCCTAGTCTCCCACCAAAAGAGATGGACTTTCTCATGGAAATGTTCGCTCAAGACTCAAAAAACTATCATGTATGGACCTACCGCCACTGGCTGGTGCGGCATTTTGAATTATGGGATTCCCCTCGCGAGCTCGCGGACGTGAACTCCCTACTCAACTCGGATGTCAGGAACAATTCCGCCTGGAATCACCGTTATATGCTACGCTTCGGCCCTCGTAGTAATGAGCCCGATGCTGGCATGGTCAACACCGGCGGGTCGCCTGCCGAAAAGGGCCGACTTGCCGTCGTGGACGAAGATCTGGTCGACGAGGAGCTGAGGTACGCTCAGGACCAGATCCTTCGAGCGCCAGAGAACCGAAGCCCATGGTCGTACGCTCGGGGTATCCTACGAGCTGCTAGTCGGCCACTCTCCGAATGGACCGAGTTTGCGCAGAAATTCGTCGTCGACAAGCGGGACGACCAGGGTCAGATTGTGGACGTCTCGGTGAAGAGTAGCCACGCTGTGGAGTGGCTAGCTGACGTGTATGCTGACGCTGAAGAGAATGGCCGCGCTGAGGCTGTCCGTATGCTCAACCTCCTGAAGGACAAGTACGATCCCATTCGGAAGAACTACTGGAACTATCGCATTCGGACAATCGAGGCGGAAGAAGTCCCAGCTTCTGCGTGAATATCAATGAGCAAGCTAAGCTATCCATTATGTTTCCTCTAGACCCAAATCCAATTTACCATATTTGCTGAATATCATGTTCTGAAAACGCCAATAATCAACCCAAGATTTGAAACGCCCATTTATTTACCTAGTTCTCGTCCCCCCATCCTTCGTTCAGCATCGTCCTCCATTCCACCGCCGCATCAATAGTGACATTACTCCCTCCACAAACCACTATCACTACTCGGCTCTCCGGTTTCAAGTCCGGCACCAGCTCCTTCAACCGCGACCGCAAGGGATCCTCAGCCACCCCTCCATCTGACAAATCTCCCTCACTCTCACCCGCCGACACCCGGTCATCTCCATACCCTTCATCCAaccccctcttcctcttcttcgtcttctcaGCCCGACAAGCATCGCCAACTGCCGCCTCAACACACACTCCACAAGCCAACTCCACCAGCATCCGCTCCTCGTCCACAAGACGCAGCACGCCTCTTGCCGCGTCTGCATCAGACAGCACCGTACTATGCACTTTGACACCCTGCGGCGGATGTAGCGCATACTGGAGCGTCCTTTCCGAAACCCGGATCGCACCGAGCGATGTCGCCTGCGACGTGATCTTCGGCAGACTCACCAGGGAACCTTTCGCTACTGCCGCAGCAAGAGAGTCCGTTCCACGCGTTTCAACGGCAATCAGATGCGTCGGTCTTGCTTGCGCCGTCTTTCTTGATGAAGATTTTGCCAgctgtctccgccgccgctcaAGTCCCATGACGAGTCCATTCAATAGCCCACCTCCTCCGACACTACACACGATTGCATCAACTGGAAGGGCCATATCCCCATACCCATCtccctcaacagcatccCCTGCAACAAGGGGAACCTGCTCGACCAACTCATCAACAAGCGTACTGTTCCCCTCCCAGATCGCCTCGTTATCGAATGGATGGAGTGCAATCTTCACCACTTCCccttcatcatcattgttGTCACCATTCTTCATAACAACATCCCTCATGTACTCACCCGCTTCCGCAAATGTCTCCCCGTACCTCACCACATCCCTGGCACCAGCCTTCCTCAACTTGTCAACCATAAGCGGCTTAGTACCCACAGGAACCACCACCGTACACGGGAAGCCCAGGGTGCGAGCTGCACAGACAGCAGCGAGTCCGGCATTTCCGCCAGAGGACGCAAAGAAATGGATGCTCTTCCCAAAGTTCGAGGGGTTATGCAGGTGTGAGAGGATCTGATTGCCCATTGCGCGGGACTTGAAGGAGCCGCTTGGCTGTGTGTTTtcgagcttgaggaggatgcgGCAGCCCGCAAGGGCGGAGAGGGAGCGGGATTCGACGAGAGGTGTTCTTATCCAGGGTGATTTGTAGGTTGGCAGGGTTTGGGATTGGGAATCATGTTGGGACCCCGTGGACGTCATCTGTGTGGTTGTTGCGGTGGCGAAGCCGATGCTGCCCatggtgctggtggtatcGTGAATAGGTTGATTCGAAAACACAATTGGAAGAGGTCAGATATTGTTTGTATAGTTTAATCAAATTGCGTTGTAAATGAGTATAAGAAGATGTCCTTGTTGTGAGCTGTATAGTAGAGCCTAAGCAACAAGCGAACCCCGTAGTATATATCTAAACCATAAGCGAGAGATACAGACCACGAATAATAACAAGCAAACCCATACGCGTAGCCTattaatataatattattattacaTCAAGCCTCCTATCCTAAATATTCTGTTATACAATCGAATGTTCTTTCCGAGAGCCACTGCAGTCACTGCACCAGTTTGCCGCGGGAAACCAGACCACCCGTTTCCCGCCCCGATATCCATCATGTAACAACGTCGCATATCAGAGCCACACCCTGGTTTTCCGTTGATACCCTTCTAGTCTAGAACACGAAGAGCATGTCTCATGACGCAAACACGGAACCTTGCTACTAGGGCGAGAAGAGCTTATCGTGGAGACGGTGAACCACAGCCGCAATGGCCCGCGACAAACAGGAATGAGGACTTCCCGACCACGAAAACGGGCTGCTAATACCCTTCTGAGGCAGTATGTGTCGATCCGATCACTATAAGGGGCGGGTTAGGCGAGCTCATCATCCCGACTCGCCAAATAGATAGATATCTAGGCCGGCTTAGTTCTCGAGGGCaaggggagggaagaggattTTTTTCTTAACATCCTCGCCGTAGGTCGAGTCTCGTGCATAGCCAGCATCAGAGAGATCCCGCTTTGAAGGATCGACCTTCAATATGTCAAGGAGCTTTTTGGCTTTGTTCGGCATGAAAGGCTGCAGTAAGATGCCCATGATACGCATTGACTCCGCAGCATTGAAAATCACGCGTTGCTTCTCCTCCGGATTCTGCCATGGCTCCGAGTTGTGAAAATACTTGTTTGTCTAAGAAGGGCGTCAGTAGACTGAGCTTCTACGACTCGGTGAGGGATTTTACCAGAAGGATTACTTCCACGATCTCCTCTAGTGCCGCACGTGGGTCAAGTGCCTCCATACACTTTGCTACCTTGTGGGAGAGCTGCTCCAGAGTCTTCTGGTATGCCTGATCGTCAGCGGTTGCGGGGGAATTGCCAGATGTAGCATTGATGATATAGTCCCGCAATTTTCCTTTCGCACAACCAATTGTGCGGTGGGCAATGTTGCCAAGTCCCTGTTGGAGGTATTTCTTATAATCGCGGATGATGTATCTGTTGTCGTAGTCAGAGTCGGATGCAAGGCCGCCACGGTGAGCTAGGAAGAAGCGCATTGTGTCCATTCCGAATCGGTCAATTGCGAAGAAAGGGTTGACCACGTTTCCGGTCGACTTTGACATTTTCTCACGGTTCATCGTCCAATGAGCGTGAACAAGGACATTCCgagggaggggaagatcCAGAGCCATGAGAAACGCTGGCCAGTAAACACAGTGGAATCTGAACGCGTAAGTACTGTCCACTTGCGTTCTGGGATAACACCTACCTGACAATGTCCTTGCCAACAACGTGGACATCCGCAGGCCACCCGAGGCGGCTTCCCTCGCCAGGCGGAAAAGGGTATCCTGCTTTCGTGAGATAGTTGACAAGCGCGTCCAGCCAGACATAGATCGTCTGCGTATTGTCATTTGGAACAGGGATGCCCCATGTCAACCGCTCCACCGGCCGGGAGATGGATAAGTCTGACAGCCCGGATGCAACCGATTTGACCACTTGCTCAGTATAGTGGGTTGGCGTGATGAAATCCGTCTTGTACAATTCTAATAAGCGGTCCTGGAACGCAGACAGACGAAAGTGATAGTTCGTTTCGGAAGACCACTCGACTTCTTTGCCCGTCTCCGTAGAAACCTAGTCTGGTCAGCTTGTATCACGGTGAAAGCCAAGAGTCGTACCATTCTCTTCCGCCCGGTGGCAGGGTCCAACGAGAGATTGACTTGTGACTGGGGATAGAATGTCTCGTCGCTAACAGAATACCATCCTTCATGTTTAGATGTGTAAATGTAGCCTCGATGTTGTAGCATTTCCTGCTCCGCGTAAGTAACGATCTCGCCAAGTAGTCCCTGTGACTTACCCAAAAGTATTGAACGGCCTCTTTATGCGCAGGTTCCGTCGTCCGAATAAAGTAATTGTAGTCCACATTAGCTGCCTCAGCCAAAGCCTAAGTCGTATTAGCTTGAATTACCAGAGTGACTATCGGGCAGACCGGTGCATCTGACTTTGAATGTTAAGCAGTTCCTGTCGCAAAACGCCTGGGTATCTATACCCGCCGCGTTCGCGGCTTGCTGGATCTAACACAGAGTCAGCAACGGGTTGCCCATAGACAAGGTCTGACAGACCTTCATGCCATGCTCATCCGTTCCAGTCAGCAATTGTGCCTCATTGTCGCCGGTAAGTGTCCGCCATCGTTTCAGGATGTCCGCGAGGACCATGGTGTATAAGTGACCGACATGGGGAGCTACCACGGAAGTGAGTTAGctatctatatattatacaGTCTGCTTTCCGATCATACCGGCATTGACATAAAAGATAGGCGTCGTGACATAGTAGGGCTTAGAAGCTTCTTTGGCGGTGGTCGCATACTGACGGAGAGAGTAGGCGGTTGCCGGAGGAGCGACTCTCTGAGAAGCACATTTCGACGAAAGGCGCTGACGGGATAATAGCTGATTCGCCCAAGAAAGAGCACGAGAGCCCCCTCTCAAACTTGCCATTGGCGGTATTGCGCGTATGTTGGCGTTGTTGTAGTCTGGGTGCGATCGAATGATTCGGACTGTCCTCGGAGGTTTTGTTTTCTCCGCGTGGTCCaagcttctttttttctttgcggTGCCGGAGCCTCATCTCTCACTTCATTCCTGACTCGTCTTTATAAGTCTTTACAGGTTTTCTGTTTTCAATACCTTCTAGGTATATATCAGCAGCCTTATTGAGTGCAGCTCAAATTTACGATTTTCAGCAGGCAGCCACTTCCTAATTTTGACTCGCATCATGGCCCCTACCGAAGATGCCTACGCAAAGGTCTCAACAGAAGGTATGGTACCCAGACTATACAGCATGTAGGGAAAATCTAACTTACTCGTCATAGCGGCTACCGAATTCGTTCAATCGTTCTACCCCGCGCTCCAATCTAACCGCGCAACGATAGCCTCCTTCTATAGCTCCCCCCCATCAACGATTGTGTTCAACGGAAACCCCGTCGCGGATGGAAATGCAGTGCAAGAGATCTTCGTCAGCCAGATGCCTCCGACGCACTACGAGGTCCAGTCGTTTGACTGTCAAATTATAAACAAACAATATCCTACAGCCACAATCGGTCGGCAAATAGACCCACGGAAAGACATTTCGATATTGGTGGTTGTTAGCGGCTACGTCCGGTTCGGAGAGTCTCGCGACCTTCCTCAGCGCGGGTTCAGCGAGACATTTGTTCTCGTGCCGAACCCTTCTAGCGAAGGGGGGAAGGGGAAACGTAGACGGGACTGGCTCATTCAGACCCAGAACTTCCGTCTCGTTGTTTGAGCCGCGGATGTCTGGCAACAGTGTTGGAAGAAGTTTGGAGGCAAACAAATTATCCAGTTGGTTCCTAGAGATAGCGATGGGAATCATACAACGCGctttgaagatgacaggACATTTACTGAACGACCACTTATTTCGAGTCGAAAGACGATTGCCGATACGCCATTATATCATTACGCTATCGGCCCTACACCCTTTTACCACAGATCACTCTGCCGTCTTTGGTGGGTTCCGGAGATTTGCCCTGATTCGCTCAAGGAGCTCTTCGCGTGTCGCCTTTCGATCAGGCATCAAGCCTCGCTGCTATTGTTAGAGAACGTGCGCGCCAAGAACTCGGGGGGTGGATCCTACAGCACGGAGCCATCGGCGCATCTCTTCGAGTGTCCAGTTCGCGGGATCTGGCTCAGTTAGCTTGGGCCCTCCGAACGGATGCGGACACGTGCCTCCTTTGGGatcatcttcagcaggaAACATCTCGTTGCCCCAGATTGACcatgctgccgctgccgtgACCATACCCACGAAACCTGAGACAATTAGTCTGCGAGCGGAACCATTGGCGTTTCAGGCATACCAAGGAATAGGTTCTGAACATGGTTAGTCATTGATAAGATAGTATCTGGATATATGGATAACGCAGTACCTTCGAATTCATTGCACGATCTAAAGATGTCGGCATTCTGGAGGCTGTAGGAGTAGAATTATTGTATCAAAGTAGAAATATCTAAGGTATGGCAAGCTGGCCTATATCAAAAGTCCTATGATCGCATGGACATTGATCCGTGATGCTGCCTAGGCCTGAAAcgcaccgccaccgccaccgccacAATgtctgcagcagcctcaTAATACGTATCATGTGACATCATAACTTCTAGTAGCTTCCGTATAAATGCTCTTTACTAATTATGCATTGATCTAAGGGTTTACGATCTCAAACCCTAACCCAATCGGGACGATCCCACACAACTTTGAACGCAGCGCCGCCCGCTGCCAGCCAGCCTGTCTAGTCGGCCCTCGGACTTCAGACCGCGATTGAGCTTCTTCCCACCCAAAGATTCTTGACGATTATCCGCGACGTCACGAACCACCTTAGCCCAACATGCCTCGCGAAGTTTCCGACATCAAGCAGttcatcgagcttgctcgCCGCAAGGATGCGTCCTGTACGTTTACCCACCCGATACCTGAAGCTGGAATTGGTCTGGAGCTCGAGTCCGACAACCGTCACCGCGAGCCGACCCGACCTTGCCTGCGAACTGAGAAATGataaggatgaggaagagaacaTGGACTAATGAAAATGGCTCTTTAGCTGCCCGCATCAAGCGCAACCGCAAGACCCAGCAGATCAAGTTCAAGGTCCGCTGCAGCCGCTTCGTCTACACCCTTGTTCTGAAGGACTCCGACAAGGCCGACAAGCTCAAGCAGAGCCTGCCTCCTGGTGCGTCTTGTCTCTATTCGTATCTGCCGCTTCGGAGATTTCCATCCAATTCATCGAAGCCACAAAA encodes the following:
- the ramB gene encoding bifunctional protein farnesyltransferase/protein geranylgeranyltransferase (transcript_id=CADANIAT00004836), encoding MGKYASDSEWASIDPIPLNDGSESGAMPLATIAYSEEYLEATSYLRAVMAANEMSDRALKLTEDIISMNPAHYTVWIYRAKIVFALNKDLLEELEWLNGVSLRYLKNYQIWHHRQVIMSSREHFPSLPPKEMDFLMEMFAQDSKNYHVWTYRHWLVRHFELWDSPRELADVNSLLNSDVRNNSAWNHHLVDEELRYAQDQILRAPENRSPWSYARGILRAASRPLSEWTEFAQKFVVDKRDDQGQIVDVSVKSSHAVEWLADVYADAEENGRAEAVRMLNLLKDKYDPIRKNYWNYRIRTIEAEEVPASAPKSNLPYLLNIMF
- a CDS encoding putative L-serine dehydratase (transcript_id=CADANIAT00004837) gives rise to the protein MGSIGFATATTTQMTSTGSQHDSQSQTLPTYKSPWIRTPLVESRSLSALAGCRILLKLENTQPSGSFKSRAMGNQILSHLHNPSNFGKSIHFFASSGGNAGLAAVCAARTLGFPCTVVVPVGTKPLMVDKLRKAGARDVVRYGETFAEAGEYMRDVVMKNGDNNDDEGEVVKIALHPFDNEAIWEGNSTLVDELVEQVPLVAGDAVEGDGYGDMALPVDAIVCSVGGGGLLNGLVMGLERRRRQLAKSSSRKTAQARPTHLIAVETRGTDSLAAAVAKGSLVSLPKITSQATSLGAIRVSERTLQYALHPPQGVKVHSTVLSDADAARGVLRLVDEERMLVELACGVCVEAAVGDACRAEKTKKRKRGLDEGYGDDRVSAGESEGDLSDGGVAEDPLRSRLKELVPDLKPESRVVIVVCGGSNVTIDAAVEWRTMLNEGWGDEN
- a CDS encoding methionine--tRNA ligase MSM1 (transcript_id=CADANIAT00004838); translated protein: MASLRGGSRALSWANQLLSRQRLSSKCASQRVAPPATAYSLRQYATTAKEASKPYYVTTPIFYVNAAPHVGHLYTMVLADILKRWRTLTGDNEAQLLTGTDEHGMKIQQAANAAGIDTQAFCDRNCLTFKALAEAANVDYNYFIRTTEPAHKEAVQYFWEMLQHRGYIYTSKHEGWYSVSDETFYPQSQVNLSLDPATGRKRMVSTETGKEVEWSSETNYHFRLSAFQDRLLELYKTDFITPTHYTEQVVKSVASGLSDLSISRPVERLTWGIPVPNDNTQTIYVWLDALVNYLTKAGYPFPPGEGSRLGWPADVHVVGKDIVRFHCVYWPAFLMALDLPLPRNVLVHAHWTMNREKMSKSTGNVVNPFFAIDRFGMDTMRFFLAHRGGLASDSDYDNRYIIRDYKKYLQQGLGNIAHRTIGCAKGKLRDYIINATSGNSPATADDQAYQKTLEQLSHKVAKCMEALDPRAALEEIVEVILLTNKYFHNSEPWQNPEEKQRVIFNAAESMRIMGILLQPFMPNKAKKLLDILKVDPSKRDLSDAGYARDSTYGEDVKKKILFPPLALEN
- a CDS encoding protein nxtA (transcript_id=CADANIAT00004839); translation: MAPTEDAYAKVSTEAATEFVQSFYPALQSNRATIASFYSSPPSTIVFNGNPVADGNAVQEIFVSQMPPTHYEVQSFDCQIINKQYPTATIGRQIDPRKDISILVVVSGYVRFGESRDLPQRGFSETFVLVPNPSSEGGKGKRRRDWLIQTQNFRLVV
- a CDS encoding 60S ribosomal protein eL38 (transcript_id=CADANIAT00004840), with the translated sequence MPREVSDIKQFIELARRKDASSARIKRNRKTQQIKFKVRCSRFVYTLVLKDSDKADKLKQSLPPALKVVDVTKGDKKKAL